The Xiphophorus hellerii strain 12219 chromosome 5, Xiphophorus_hellerii-4.1, whole genome shotgun sequence genome window below encodes:
- the ift27 gene encoding intraflagellar transport protein 27 homolog isoform X2, with amino-acid sequence MVKLRARCLLLGDAAVGKSSLSHIFYNDGSLFQKNYSLTTGVELVMKCINIPETNDSVELYILDSAGKETLAEGCEKMWGEPSLLCLVFDLTSEQSFANCTCWMERVQAHCKGLRVPGVLVGNKSDLSARREVQASVAEEWAQSKGLEYHETSAEQREIMQDLGPG; translated from the exons ATGGTGAAGTTGAGGGCAAGATGTCTGCTTCTCG GGGATGCTGCAGTGGGGAAAAGTTCTCTTTCTCACATCTTCTACAATGACGGATCTCTGTTCCAGAAGAACTATAGCTTG aCGACGGGAGTGGAGCTGGTGATGAAATGTATCAACATTCCAGAGACCAACGACTCCGTG GAGCTCTATATCTTAGACTCGGCGGGGAAGGAGACGCTAGCGGAGGGCTGCGAGAAAATG TGGGGGGAGCCATCTTTGCTGTGTCTGGTGTTCGATTTGACCAGTGAGCAGTCTTTTGCTAACTGCACATGTTGGATGGAAAGAGTCCAAGCACACTGCAAAGGCCTCCGTGTGCCAG GTGTTCTCGTGGGAAACAAGTCGGATCTGTCAGCTAGAAGGGAAGTACAGGCGTCCGTGGCCGAGGAGTGGGCCCAAAGCAAGGGACTGGAGTACCACGAGACATCAGCT GAGCAGCGTGAGATCATGCAGGACCTCGGGCCCGGCTAG
- the ift27 gene encoding intraflagellar transport protein 27 homolog isoform X1, translating into MVKLRARCLLLGDAAVGKSSLSHIFYNDGSLFQKNYSLTTGVELVMKCINIPETNDSVELYILDSAGKETLAEGCEKMWGEPSLLCLVFDLTSEQSFANCTCWMERVQAHCKGLRVPGVLVGNKSDLSARREVQASVAEEWAQSKGLEYHETSAKEMVNCDAPLLSLAQSFYSLYQEQREIMQDLGPG; encoded by the exons ATGGTGAAGTTGAGGGCAAGATGTCTGCTTCTCG GGGATGCTGCAGTGGGGAAAAGTTCTCTTTCTCACATCTTCTACAATGACGGATCTCTGTTCCAGAAGAACTATAGCTTG aCGACGGGAGTGGAGCTGGTGATGAAATGTATCAACATTCCAGAGACCAACGACTCCGTG GAGCTCTATATCTTAGACTCGGCGGGGAAGGAGACGCTAGCGGAGGGCTGCGAGAAAATG TGGGGGGAGCCATCTTTGCTGTGTCTGGTGTTCGATTTGACCAGTGAGCAGTCTTTTGCTAACTGCACATGTTGGATGGAAAGAGTCCAAGCACACTGCAAAGGCCTCCGTGTGCCAG GTGTTCTCGTGGGAAACAAGTCGGATCTGTCAGCTAGAAGGGAAGTACAGGCGTCCGTGGCCGAGGAGTGGGCCCAAAGCAAGGGACTGGAGTACCACGAGACATCAGCT AAAGAGATGGTCAACTGTGACGCCCCCCTCCTCAGCTTAGCACAGTCCTTCTATTCTCTCTACCAGGAGCAGCGTGAGATCATGCAGGACCTCGGGCCCGGCTAG